The Desulfovibrio sp. G11 region GAGATGGGTATCAAGGCCGAGCTGCTTCAGTTCATCGCCAGCCAGCGGAGCATCATCCGCCGGAACAGCCGCGGCTGCCTGTCCCACTGCGGGGCTGAGCACCATCCAGGCAGTGCCGCCTGCGTCAAACTCGCCATAGAGGTAGTTGACGTACTTGCCGGGATTATCGGCAATGCGGGCGCGGGCCACTCGGATCAGGTCGCTGCGGCGGCCGAAGGTGAGGGCGTCCTTGGGGCAGGCCTGCACACAGCCGGGCAGCTTGCCTTCCTTGAGCAGCGGCTCGCAGAAGGTGCACTTTTGCACGAGGGGGTCAAAGGCCTCATCGTACTGGAAGCCGGGAACATAGAAGGGGCAGGCGACCATGCAGTAACGGCAGCCCACGCACTGTGAGCCTTCGTAGTGAACAGCGCCGTTGGGCTGCTTGGTAAAGCACTTGGCAAAGCAGGCGGAAGCGCAGGCCGGGTCGTTGCAGTGAAAGCACTGCAGCTTGCGGAATACGTCCTTGCCGTTGACCTTGTACTTGTTCACCACGGTCCATTCATATTCGCCCGTGCGGCGGTGCGTGTCGCACACCGTAAGGTCGCTGAAGGGTTTTTTGGGTTTGGGCAGGTGGTTGACCTTGTTGCAGGCCTCTTCACACTTGCGGCAACCGATGCAACGGGTGGTGTCGTGCAGCACCCCGTAACTGTCTGCGTAATATGGGAAGGTATGGGGGCCGGCCTGGGCCACCTTGGCTGAGCCAAGGGCCGAGA contains the following coding sequences:
- a CDS encoding 4Fe-4S dicluster domain-containing protein, with amino-acid sequence MKRRTFLTILGSAGVVSALGSAKVAQAGPHTFPYYADSYGVLHDTTRCIGCRKCEEACNKVNHLPKPKKPFSDLTVCDTHRRTGEYEWTVVNKYKVNGKDVFRKLQCFHCNDPACASACFAKCFTKQPNGAVHYEGSQCVGCRYCMVACPFYVPGFQYDEAFDPLVQKCTFCEPLLKEGKLPGCVQACPKDALTFGRRSDLIRVARARIADNPGKYVNYLYGEFDAGGTAWMVLSPAVGQAAAAVPADDAPLAGDELKQLGLDTHLGNRPMGELTYGALGAVPMIVAFWPVLFGGAYAISKRREAMYKAETDGKVKEAREDVAAAVDAAVRKIEETQGPGAADTARRAMTEALKARETACTGHGEDK